A section of the Cryobacterium soli genome encodes:
- a CDS encoding PTS sugar transporter subunit IIA, with product MALNLAEALSSIETQAEAADWRAAIRLAGAGLVAGGATTDAYTDEMIDAVEKHGPYIVIAPGVALAHSRPSPAVLTGGLSWVSLATPVEFGNKANDPVTLVIGLAAKDHDAHLQVMRALAGVLSDGPAMKRLAVADTADEVRAVLGDLAAAAA from the coding sequence GTGGCACTGAACCTGGCCGAAGCCCTCTCGTCGATCGAGACCCAGGCGGAAGCCGCCGACTGGCGGGCCGCCATCCGTCTCGCGGGCGCAGGCCTGGTGGCCGGTGGAGCCACGACGGATGCCTACACCGACGAGATGATCGACGCGGTCGAGAAGCACGGACCGTACATCGTCATCGCTCCCGGTGTCGCTCTCGCGCACTCCCGCCCGTCGCCCGCGGTTCTCACCGGGGGACTGAGCTGGGTTAGCCTGGCCACCCCCGTGGAGTTCGGCAATAAGGCCAACGACCCCGTCACCCTCGTGATCGGCCTGGCCGCCAAGGACCACGACGCACACCTCCAGGTGATGCGGGCCCTGGCCGGCGTGCTCTCCGACGGCCCCGCGATGAAGCGTCTGGCCGTGGCCGACACCGCCGACGAGGTGCGCGCCGTGCTCGGCGACCTCGCCGCGGCTGCCGCGTAA